The following are from one region of the Magallana gigas chromosome 4, xbMagGiga1.1, whole genome shotgun sequence genome:
- the LOC136269655 gene encoding uncharacterized protein yields the protein MARACFQESDEDTMSFSRPTELLTADDRAQLSSWIGQKCHFELLYKISRDSCCSRMFHQLCDRKGPTVTILYNTDNSSYGGFLSQNWESTGGCIKDPRAFLFTLSYNGVRKPRKFPVTKPNQAAYAHNNLGPTFGKVEGENLPGAGYHHYNAGSFLRNTLRRIPTDLMTFKNKISPTRDTASGTHFFELNGRADFGSAYQEPTVNMNAINNGHMCVFDIEVYSIKVTQQVSNSTPRDETIITNPWREPPLWHEQNLRSLKDFVSNYKPLPDMRISEVNILLVGQINAGKSSFFNTLNSIFRGEISSRACAGNSTHSLTTTLRKYKIRNREFGGYLNFRLCDTRGLEGENSMHYNDMQLLLDGYLTDQYKFNPMAHASQRDPGFVSHPSFQDKIHCVAFVVDASAIDVLHADVSKNLLHFRSLIVERGLPHVVYLTKLDKVCPLVDQDVRMIYHSQACKQALEIAAEVIGLPRGHVFPLKNYEQETQLQTNVSILALTAMRQTLVFADDYLEDQYELQSDQ from the exons ATGGCCAGGGCATGCTTTCAGGAATCAGATGAAGACACCATGTCATTTTCAAG GCCAACTGAACTGCTTACCGCAGACGATAGAGCACAGTTATCTTCGTGGATTGGTCAGAAATGCCATTTTGAATTGCTTTACAAAATAAGTAGGGATAGTTGTTGCTCCAGAATGTTTCACCAACTCTGTGATAGAAAAGGTCCCACAGTTACCATCCTATACAACACAGACAACTCGTCATATGGAGGGTTCCTGTCTCAGAATTGGGAGTCAACGGGGGGTTGCATTAAAGACCCACGTgcttttttgtttactttgtcTTATAATGGTGTCAGGAAACCTAGAAAGTTTCCAGTTACTAAACCAAATCAAGCAGCATATGCGCATAACAATCTAGGACCAACTTTTGGGAAAGTCGAAGGCGAAAATTTACCAGGAGCAGGATATCATCATTACAATGCAGGGTCCTTCTTAA GGAATACTTTAAGGCGAATTCCGACTGATCTCatgacttttaaaaacaaaatatcgcCAACAAGGGACACAGCCAGTGGTACTCATTTCTTTGAACTTAATGGAAGAGCAGATTTTGGTTCGGCTTACCAAGAACCAACAGTGAATATGAATGCTATCAACAATGGTCACATGTGCGTCTTTGATATAGAAGTTTATTCCATTAAGg TAACTCAGCAGGTGTCAAACTCAACACCACGCGATGAAACAATCATAACTAACCCCTGGCGGGAACCACCTCTTTGGCATGAACAG AATTTGCGATCGTTAAAAGACTTCGTCTCTAACTACAAGCCATTGCCTGATATGAGGATCTCAGAGGTCAATATTTTACTCGTAGGACAGATCAACGCTGGGAAGTCTAGTTTTTTCAACACTTTGAACTCCATTTTCCGAGGGGAAATTTCTTCGCGCGCATGCGCCGGTAATTCAACACACAGCCTTACAACAACT CTGCGAAAATATAAAATCCGAAATCGGGAATTTGGTGGTTATCTGAATTTCCGACTTTGTGACACTCGTGGGTTAGAAGGAGAAAATTCCATGCACTACAACGACATGCAACTTCTTCTGGACGGCTACTTGACTGATCAATACAAG tttaatCCCATGGCGCATGCCTCTCAACGAGACCCTGGATTCGTATCTCACCCATCCTTTCAGGACAAGATTCACTGTGTGGCTTTTGTAGTGGACGCCAGTGCCATTGACGTGCTGCATGCAGATGTATCTAAGAACTTGCTTCATTTTCGTTCCTTAATCGTTGAGAGAG GACTTCCGCATGTTGTTTACTTGACGAAACTAGACAAGGTTTGCCCTTTGGTTGATCAAGATGTAAGAATGATCTATCATAGCCAGGCCTGCAAGCAAGCTCTAGAGATAGCAGCTGAGGTCATAGGACTTCCTCGAGGTCACGTATTTCCGTTAAAAAATTACGAACAGGAGACTCAACTACAGACAAATGTCAGCATTCTGGCTCTGACAGCCATGAGACAGACGCTAGTGTTTGCGGATGATTACCTAGAAGATCAGTACGAGCTTCAGTCTGACCAATAG